Within the Alteromonas sp. M12 genome, the region CATTGATAAACCTATGTTAGCGGCAAAATCTATTCCTTGGGGCAGTGCAGCAGGTTGCAATGCAATCGCTGTGGCCGAATATGTATTGAGTTGTTTGGTAAACGAATATGCAGATAACCTAACCGCTTTGGCTGATAAAACGGTTGGTATCGTTGGGGCTGGGCATGTAGGCACGCAGTTAGATAAACGTTTACAAGTGCTGGGTATAAACACTAAGTTATGTGATCCTCCATTACAAAAAGCAGGGGATACTAGACGTTTTTATTCCTTCGATGAGATTTGTCAATGTGACATTATCAGCCTGCACGTTCCTTTTGTTGCTGAAGGAGACGATGTAACCCATCACATGTTTGATCTTAAGCGCTTGTCCGAGTTACATGACTCTCAATTATTAATCAATGCTTGTCGTGGTGAGGTCATTGATAACCAAGCCGCAAAAAGCCTATTACAAAGTGGTAAAGGCTTACGTCTAAATATGGATGTATGGGAAAATGAACCAGGGATTGATTTTGACTTGGTTCCCTACAGCCGCATTGCTACAGCCCACATTGCTGGACATACTATTGAAGGTAAAGCCAGAGGTACCTACATGCTGTATGAACAGTTGTGTAAACGATTTGACCTACCGCAAAAATTAAATTTTGAAAGTTGTCTGCCAGCGGCTGAAACGATTGAAATTAAAGACCTTTGTGAGAAAACCAAATTTGAGCAAGTCAGCGCTGCAATTCTTAGCACTTACAATGTTAAAATGGATAGTGACTCGTTCAAACAAGGTGTCAAATCAGCCGCAGACTTCGTTTATAGCCGAAAACACTATGCTATAAGAAGAGAATTTGCATCTGTAACCTTAAAAACTGGAAATTTAGACATTTCCGAGGCACTCTACGGCCTTGGTTTTAATACCATTGAAGAGTAAGCTGCGTGTTTGTTCACGATTCGCTTAATTTGATTATATTTTTTGGAGTAATGCACTAATGTCTCGCGCTTTTGATGTTGCTGTTTTAGGGGCAACTGGTTTAGTTGGTCAACACATGATTGAAATTCTCGAACAACGAGATTTTCCGGTTAATAAATTGTATCCATTGGCGAGCAGTCGCTCCGCGGGTGGTAAAGTGACCTTCAAGGGCAAAGAGATTACCGTGTTAGATGCAGATACATTCGACTGGTCGAGTGTTCAACTTGGTTTCTTCTCTGCTGGTGGCAGTGTTTCCGAAATTTTTGCACCTAAAGCGGCTGAAGCTGGCTGTGTGGTTATCGACAACACGTCGCATTTTCGCTACGAACCCGATATTCCATTGGTAGTACCTGAAGTGAACCCTCATGCATTGGCCGATTTTAGAAACCGCAATATTATTGCTAATCCTAATTGTTCAACTATTCAAATGATGGTGGCATTAAAGCCAATTCAAGATGCCGTTGGCATAGCTCGTATTAACGTGGCCACTTATCAATCTGTTTCTGGTGCCGGTAAGTCAGCTATGGAAGAATTAGCTAAACAAACTACCGATCTGCTAAGCGGCAGAGAGATAACACCTAAAGCCTTTAGTCGTCAAATCGCATTTAATGTAATCCCTCAAATTGATGTATTCATGGACAATGACTACACCAAAGAAGAAATGAAAATGGTCTGGGAAACGCAAAAAATAATGGGCGATGATTCTATTTTGGTCAACGCAACTGCGGTACGAGTACCTGTATTCTTTGGTCATGGTGAAGCTATACATTTAGAAACCCATTCACCTTTGGATGCTGAAGATGCTAAAAGACTATTAGCTGAAGCGCCTGGTGTGAAATTGATGGAGAATCCAGAAGACTTCCCAACTCAAGTTGGCGATGCTAGTGGCCATGATGAAACATTCGTTGGTCGAGTAAGAAACGATATCTCTCATCCAAATGGCTTAAACATGTGGGTAGTGTCTGACAACGTAAGAAAAGGCGCTGCATTAAACAGTGTTCAGATAGCCGAAGTACTTGTCCGAGATTACATGTAATAAGATTAATATTGATGAAAGGTCAGACTGACGTCTGGCCTTTTTTTTGATTTATTTTTAGTAATCAACCGCTATGCCGATAACCAAAAGTAAGTATCTAGAAAAATGGCAAGTTTGGGTTGTTAAAACAGCAAAAAACAGCGATATGGCGCTTAATTTTCTATCTATGTAGATCATCCATCTTATGTGGTTTATATTTGTATTAATCGATATTTATTGATCACTATTTTTGAATCAACTTAGTATGGAATGAGTTTTGCTTGATACTCATTTTATAGAGCTCTAATTTTAACTGCGCAGTAATAAAGGTTGATTAGAGATAAAACTTCACAATTAGTTTTTATGGAATTGTTCACATCTAGGTGAGCAAAAAATAATAATTATTACAGGGCGACGACTTAATTATATGAATGTGCGACAGGTAGCGTTTTTACTATTTGCCAGCGTAGGACTTTGGTCTATTAGCGCCACTACTGATGCCCAACAATTACAAATTAGAGGGCCCAAAAGTAACACTGCAGAGCTCTCTGGAACTACCTATGGTCCAGTGGTACCTGAAGATACGTTATGGCGAATCGCCAGTAGGTACCGTCAGAATAAGAACCTTTCTGTATACCAAGTTATGCAGGCGATTTATCAGCTCAACCCTGATGCCTTTGAAGATCAAAACTTCAACCACCTAGTTGATGGCAGTATCCTGCAACTCCCTTCTGAACGTTATGTGGCGAGAATAGACCCTAAAGTTGCTCAGATGAAAGCCGAGCAAGACGATAGCGCATGGCAAGCTTTCAGCAAAGGTGAAACCGATAAAGTCGTGGTTCGAAGTTCAAAAGAAGCAGCCAGTAAAGATGACTTATCGGAAACCAAACAGGTTATAGAAGATAAATTAAGTGCTCTTGATGCGGAACAAAATCGCCAGTTTACGGCAATTCGGCAGCAATTTGCCGAATCAATTGAAAGCGTGC harbors:
- a CDS encoding 4-phosphoerythronate dehydrogenase, which produces MKILYEDSMPYAEHFFSPLGDIQSFSSQTLTPDDLTDIDVLLVRSTTKVTEQLLSKAQKLKYVATATAGSDHIDKPMLAAKSIPWGSAAGCNAIAVAEYVLSCLVNEYADNLTALADKTVGIVGAGHVGTQLDKRLQVLGINTKLCDPPLQKAGDTRRFYSFDEICQCDIISLHVPFVAEGDDVTHHMFDLKRLSELHDSQLLINACRGEVIDNQAAKSLLQSGKGLRLNMDVWENEPGIDFDLVPYSRIATAHIAGHTIEGKARGTYMLYEQLCKRFDLPQKLNFESCLPAAETIEIKDLCEKTKFEQVSAAILSTYNVKMDSDSFKQGVKSAADFVYSRKHYAIRREFASVTLKTGNLDISEALYGLGFNTIEE
- a CDS encoding aspartate-semialdehyde dehydrogenase; its protein translation is MSRAFDVAVLGATGLVGQHMIEILEQRDFPVNKLYPLASSRSAGGKVTFKGKEITVLDADTFDWSSVQLGFFSAGGSVSEIFAPKAAEAGCVVIDNTSHFRYEPDIPLVVPEVNPHALADFRNRNIIANPNCSTIQMMVALKPIQDAVGIARINVATYQSVSGAGKSAMEELAKQTTDLLSGREITPKAFSRQIAFNVIPQIDVFMDNDYTKEEMKMVWETQKIMGDDSILVNATAVRVPVFFGHGEAIHLETHSPLDAEDAKRLLAEAPGVKLMENPEDFPTQVGDASGHDETFVGRVRNDISHPNGLNMWVVSDNVRKGAALNSVQIAEVLVRDYM